The following is a genomic window from Pseudomonadota bacterium.
GCTTCATGCCTATGGTCCGATGGGTCTGAAGGAACTGACCTCCCGTAAATTTATTGTGTATGGGGAAGGTCAGGTCCGAGAATAGAGCTTTCCGATCCGGCACCATCATCTCCAATCCCGTTCATCAGTGGAGGGTCGCTTGATTTCAGCAGCAGAGTCAGAGCGCGGCGGAAGGACAGGGGTACTGGGCGGGACCTTCGACCCGGTCCACCTCGGGCATCTTGCGGTGGCGGAACATGCTTTTGCCTCGCTTCAGCTCAACCGGGTGCTGTTCATCCCTGCGGCAAGGCCTCCCCACAAACCTGATCTGAAAATCACCCCCTTTGTCCATCGGGCGGCCATGCTGGAACTGGCCCTGCAGGATCGGCCCGGTTTTGTCCTATCCACCATGGAGGAAAAGAGAAGCGGCCCTTCCTTTTCCGTTGATACCTTGCGAGAGCTGCGTTCTGTCCTCGGGGAAGCGGAAAAAATCTTTTTCCTGATCGGCATGGATGCCTTCGCCGAGATCGCGACCTGGAAAAATTATCGGCTCCTGCCGGAGTTGTGTGATCTGGTGGTGATCGACAGGCCCGATTTTCCGCTGGAGCTGATGAAAAAGACCGTTTCCCTGTTTGACCCCGACCCACCGGGGACTGCCGGCAGCCCTGGCAGGAATAGAGTTCGCGCGGGGGCGTTTCATGCCCTGGCGATGGAACCTGTGGACATTTCTTCGACCAGAATCCGGAAGACAGTTGGTGAGGGCGGGGCGGTGCGGGGTCTTGTCCCGCCGGGAGTTGCGGACTATATCGAGAAAAAAGGGCTGTACCGCGTATAGACCGGTCAGGTTTTCCCTTACAGAAAGCTGGCCAGAACGGTGGTGATGTTGTCGCGGCCGCCCATCTGGTTCGCTTCGTGGATCAGCTGCCTGCAGGTCTCTTCCAGGTTGCTGTTGGTCTGCAGGATATCAAGAATATCCTCGTCACCCAACATGCCGTTCAGGCCGTCCGAGCAGATCAGCAGTTTATCCCCGGATTCCAGTTCGAATTCATTGATATCCACCTCGACTCTGGTCCGGTAGCCGAGCGCCCTGGTGATCATGTTCCTGATTCTCGATCGCTTGGCCTCATCGGCGGTGATCAGACCGTCTCGAATCTGTTCT
Proteins encoded in this region:
- the nadD gene encoding nicotinate-nucleotide adenylyltransferase codes for the protein MSAAESERGGRTGVLGGTFDPVHLGHLAVAEHAFASLQLNRVLFIPAARPPHKPDLKITPFVHRAAMLELALQDRPGFVLSTMEEKRSGPSFSVDTLRELRSVLGEAEKIFFLIGMDAFAEIATWKNYRLLPELCDLVVIDRPDFPLELMKKTVSLFDPDPPGTAGSPGRNRVRAGAFHALAMEPVDISSTRIRKTVGEGGAVRGLVPPGVADYIEKKGLYRV